A portion of the Mycoplasmopsis mustelae genome contains these proteins:
- a CDS encoding MG284/MPN403 family protein, with protein sequence MQLRRDEQEQFIFKADLEKETILQNRDNYNFKLKLINDIFNSYEDYQDRIRKKLLSLKFNKKYVNKTSDDEIQLIEKRLHDQTDVIHTILTYLTPRNAWIIEKCYLDKFTKFKTTWYEEHFSKTTFYKYKREAVDQFVNYFYDTIIS encoded by the coding sequence ATGCAATTAAGACGTGACGAACAAGAACAATTTATATTTAAAGCAGATTTAGAAAAAGAAACCATTCTGCAAAATCGTGATAATTATAACTTTAAACTTAAATTAATCAATGATATATTTAACTCTTATGAAGATTACCAAGATCGCATTCGCAAGAAATTGCTATCGCTCAAATTTAATAAAAAGTATGTGAATAAAACTAGTGATGATGAAATTCAATTAATTGAAAAACGCTTACATGATCAAACAGATGTTATTCATACGATTCTAACTTATCTAACTCCTAGAAATGCTTGAATTATAGAAAAGTGCTATTTAGATAAATTTACCAAATTTAAAACCACCTGATATGAGGAACATTTTTCGAAAACAACTTTTTATAAGTACAAAAGAGAGGCAGTAGATCAATTTGTGAACTATTTCTACGATACAATCATATCATAG
- a CDS encoding phosphopantetheine-binding protein, producing MNNEISQKVLNKLKKLSKKKVNESDELNLLNIDSLDFAELLIELEEEYKISISDEELLNLKTVKDVVDIIQIKMKQLHQN from the coding sequence ATGAATAATGAAATTAGTCAAAAAGTTTTAAATAAATTAAAAAAATTATCAAAAAAGAAAGTTAATGAATCAGATGAATTAAATTTACTAAATATTGATTCGCTAGATTTTGCAGAGTTACTGATTGAATTAGAAGAAGAATATAAAATTAGTATTTCTGATGAAGAACTCTTGAATTTAAAAACAGTTAAAGACGTCGTTGACATTATACAAATTAAAATGAAACAATTACATCAAAATTAA
- a CDS encoding cation transporter: MTRYFTVNVSCASCKSHIDKQFKDYPEIKYSVNLMEKMLKVDADEEKYPDELIIKLAKQAGYDAEPY, encoded by the coding sequence ATGACACGTTATTTTACTGTTAATGTTTCATGTGCGTCATGTAAATCACACATTGATAAACAATTTAAAGATTATCCAGAAATTAAATATTCAGTTAATTTAATGGAAAAAATGCTTAAAGTTGATGCAGATGAAGAAAAATATCCAGATGAATTAATTATTAAATTAGCAAAACAAGCAGGATATGATGCAGAACCCTATTAA
- the mnmE gene encoding tRNA uridine-5-carboxymethylaminomethyl(34) synthesis GTPase MnmE yields MNENIAAISSGSRINQPISIIRVCGPDAVEIVSKIFQGRIGSDHQITYGYIFDGDVLVDEVLVMWFVGKEVKGKKVYNNYVGEPLIEINCHGGIVVTNKVLELILTNGARLAEKGEFTRRAFLNGKMDLIKAEAIHDLIMAQTMSQASAIVNKFKGKTSQLLDEFANDLANLIGICEVNIDYPEYEDVEKLSNRLMLEKVDDLIVRLQKIIKVSEDSRYIFDGVHVALLGKPNVGKSSILNALLCEEKAIVTDVAGTTRDLVEATYQINGILFKLIDTAGLRNTSEKIEQIGIKKSLEQIQKADLVVHVVDPTQKEDEFDLKIQQESQNLRKFYIKVQNKSDLVNDKNPNLINISAINNDIQDLETAMVANFVNINIFDEKIISNARQLSLIKSSLKSLQEAKKSLLNIYTYDVIIVDLYNAWDEIQNIKGNANREDLLDVMFSNFCLGK; encoded by the coding sequence ATGAATGAAAATATCGCAGCAATCAGTAGTGGTTCTAGAATAAATCAACCCATATCAATTATTCGTGTTTGTGGCCCTGATGCAGTTGAAATTGTTTCAAAAATTTTTCAAGGACGCATTGGCTCAGATCATCAAATAACATACGGCTATATTTTCGATGGTGATGTATTAGTTGATGAAGTTTTAGTAATGTGATTTGTAGGTAAAGAAGTTAAAGGTAAAAAAGTTTATAACAATTATGTAGGCGAGCCTTTGATTGAAATCAACTGTCACGGCGGAATCGTTGTTACCAATAAAGTCTTAGAGTTAATTTTAACAAATGGGGCTAGACTAGCTGAAAAAGGGGAATTTACACGACGCGCTTTTTTAAATGGTAAAATGGATTTAATTAAAGCTGAAGCAATCCATGATTTAATTATGGCTCAAACTATGTCACAAGCTAGCGCTATTGTCAATAAATTTAAAGGAAAAACTTCACAACTTCTAGATGAATTTGCGAATGATTTAGCAAATTTAATCGGTATTTGTGAAGTTAATATTGATTATCCAGAATATGAAGATGTAGAAAAACTGAGTAATCGACTTATGTTAGAAAAAGTTGATGATTTAATTGTAAGACTACAAAAAATAATTAAGGTTTCCGAAGATAGTAGATACATTTTTGACGGAGTACATGTTGCTTTATTAGGAAAGCCAAATGTTGGCAAAAGTAGTATTTTAAACGCTTTATTATGTGAGGAAAAGGCAATAGTTACAGATGTGGCCGGAACAACTCGCGATTTAGTAGAGGCTACTTATCAAATTAACGGAATTTTATTCAAATTAATTGATACTGCGGGTTTACGAAATACAAGTGAAAAAATAGAACAAATTGGAATTAAAAAATCATTGGAACAAATTCAAAAAGCAGACTTAGTAGTTCATGTCGTTGACCCTACCCAAAAAGAAGATGAGTTTGACTTAAAAATTCAACAAGAAAGTCAAAACTTACGTAAATTTTATATAAAAGTGCAAAATAAGTCAGATTTAGTAAATGATAAAAATCCCAATTTAATTAATATTAGTGCAATAAATAATGATATTCAGGACTTAGAAACAGCAATGGTTGCAAACTTCGTAAATATCAATATATTTGATGAAAAAATTATTTCTAATGCTCGTCAATTATCATTAATTAAATCTTCTTTAAAATCTTTACAAGAAGCAAAAAAATCCTTACTGAATATTTATACATATGATGTAATTATTGTGGATTTATATAATGCTTGAGATGAAATTCAAAACATTAAAGGAAATGCAAACCGCGAAGATTTATTAGATGTAATGTTTAGTAATTTTTGTTTAGGAAAATAA
- the rnpA gene encoding ribonuclease P protein component has translation MKKKYRLKKNWDFQKIINNNKSLQNKYLVVYYQKSNSFHIGITVPKKFENSVGRNFNKRQLKAIIHQINLYDLNYDFVIIARKEFCNSDFATKKTAIAKLFEKFRDNEKNK, from the coding sequence ATGAAAAAAAAATACCGACTTAAAAAAAATTGAGATTTTCAAAAAATAATAAACAACAATAAATCTCTTCAAAATAAATATTTGGTTGTTTATTATCAAAAAAGCAATAGTTTTCATATCGGAATAACTGTTCCAAAAAAATTTGAAAATTCTGTTGGTCGTAATTTTAACAAAAGACAACTTAAAGCAATCATTCATCAAATTAATTTATATGATTTAAATTATGATTTTGTAATAATTGCTCGCAAAGAGTTTTGTAATAGCGATTTTGCTACCAAAAAAACCGCAATCGCAAAACTCTTTGAGAAATTTAGGGATAATGAAAAAAACAAATAA
- a CDS encoding MHO_1590 family protein, whose product MKRIHKITIALSTSFAIVGTGYGIYILTNKQKQNNTLLENEILKPKQQKPILNELSIKRTDPFPILDASYFSKFVKENKYGEYFLDKKIIDEILKDIIRRFRNHKGKLDVDYEQIKDNEIILYFKYTLENDIRFKKYHIKV is encoded by the coding sequence ATGAAGAGAATTCATAAAATAACAATTGCTCTATCTACTTCATTTGCAATTGTTGGAACTGGTTATGGAATTTATATCCTTACTAATAAACAAAAACAAAATAATACACTATTGGAAAATGAAATATTAAAACCAAAACAACAAAAACCAATTTTAAATGAGCTTTCAATCAAAAGAACTGACCCTTTTCCAATTTTGGATGCAAGTTATTTTTCAAAATTTGTTAAAGAAAATAAATATGGTGAATATTTTCTAGATAAAAAGATAATTGATGAAATTCTAAAAGATATTATTAGGAGATTTCGTAATCATAAAGGTAAATTAGATGTTGATTATGAACAAATAAAAGATAATGAAATTATCTTATATTTTAAATATACACTAGAAAATGACATACGATTTAAAAAATATCATATTAAAGTTTAG
- a CDS encoding YidC/Oxa1 family membrane protein insertase, which yields MKKTNNFSYFTQSGKDEEKKKENLKKIWKWIKMVLYALLFGLTITGCVQSFALKNSSSVGNSIEFYLNDNQVAPRVNTLVERKQDTNINYIDNDGKTIKDAQKDQTFSVPVSVLSVNSDINTLVNNRDILQKLKEQTERNDGKYAEPKQYYTAFALDVKKETAERLGYKLAVAYTEKEHASYGLITNKEESQFLYRANTSKKYEYFNNIQNIVLLDFPSSANDKTIRLKTHKANGTNTNINDVDANKNFTLLSFSGLQSIPKYEGTATFKDKTGNEKTIKLLNVQFARDILQTLYNYSFGPNSAFVNKLNESVLRENKENEAGYNTFSDYLIFLGKKLQAQQDIEKIQQLKQDVSYNIELLNADQQTQFKNELKQANNNESQLQTLLNKVKEEFNKLSDDQKTKNLAKVTKPVDIQPQGIKISQVEKSLIEVYQQTMQEYLSQVGLINKADLRKFDATSTIKRASKSEAEKYNWQKNILIHLGNNNKQNIYDINMPMRGDYPSQPITNWGEAWKYGPFYGLLVYPLAALTQAMRQAIPDWYGWGSIIVIVIALVITRFLMFLVTFKSKVTQSVQEGLRSKKAAIEAKYAGFEKNKAMKMKKNQEIQALYSKYNINPMDQFGSLLLTMPVFLAMWRVIQGIPEIKQTVWLGLNFSSLSWSKIMSGEFIYAWILILTIAIQVLSQILPKLLDRRKFKRATTVSEAQALKKSERTQKIMVIVFAVITVLFSVGVQVYWLFGGLWQILEVLFLHRLKKTKWFKNKYSKRMLKATT from the coding sequence ATGAAAAAAACAAATAATTTTAGTTATTTTACCCAAAGTGGTAAAGATGAAGAAAAAAAGAAAGAAAACCTAAAGAAAATCTGAAAATGAATTAAAATGGTTTTATATGCACTATTATTTGGTTTAACCATCACAGGATGTGTGCAATCGTTCGCATTAAAAAATTCATCAAGTGTAGGTAATAGTATTGAATTTTATTTAAACGACAATCAAGTTGCACCACGCGTAAATACATTGGTAGAAAGAAAACAAGATACCAATATCAATTACATTGATAATGACGGAAAAACCATTAAAGATGCTCAAAAAGATCAAACTTTTTCAGTTCCGGTTTCTGTTCTTTCTGTGAATTCTGACATAAACACCTTAGTTAATAACCGTGATATCTTACAAAAACTAAAAGAGCAGACCGAAAGAAATGATGGTAAATACGCTGAACCTAAACAATACTATACAGCATTTGCTTTAGATGTAAAAAAAGAAACTGCAGAACGTTTAGGTTATAAATTAGCTGTAGCTTATACAGAAAAAGAACACGCTAGTTATGGATTAATTACAAACAAAGAAGAATCACAATTCCTTTACCGTGCTAATACTTCAAAAAAATACGAATATTTTAATAATATTCAAAACATTGTTTTACTTGATTTTCCAAGTAGTGCAAACGACAAAACAATTCGTTTAAAAACTCATAAAGCAAACGGAACAAACACAAATATTAACGATGTTGATGCAAATAAAAACTTTACTTTATTAAGTTTTAGCGGTCTTCAAAGCATTCCAAAATATGAAGGTACTGCAACTTTTAAAGATAAAACAGGAAATGAAAAAACTATAAAACTTCTTAATGTACAATTTGCTCGTGATATTTTACAAACCCTTTATAATTATTCATTCGGTCCAAATAGCGCATTTGTTAATAAATTAAACGAATCCGTTCTTAGAGAAAACAAAGAAAATGAAGCAGGATATAATACATTTAGTGATTATCTTATCTTCTTGGGTAAAAAACTTCAAGCACAGCAAGATATTGAAAAAATACAACAATTAAAACAAGACGTTAGTTACAACATCGAATTACTAAATGCAGATCAACAAACTCAATTTAAAAACGAATTGAAACAAGCAAATAATAACGAAAGTCAACTACAAACTTTATTAAATAAAGTTAAAGAAGAATTTAATAAACTTTCCGATGACCAAAAAACCAAAAATCTTGCTAAAGTAACCAAACCTGTCGATATTCAACCACAAGGAATTAAAATTTCACAGGTAGAGAAAAGTTTAATAGAAGTTTATCAACAAACCATGCAAGAGTATCTATCACAAGTAGGATTGATAAATAAGGCTGATTTAAGAAAATTTGACGCAACCTCAACTATTAAACGCGCAAGCAAAAGCGAAGCAGAAAAATATAACTGACAAAAAAATATTTTAATTCATTTAGGTAATAACAACAAACAAAATATTTATGATATCAATATGCCAATGCGTGGCGATTATCCAAGCCAACCAATCACCAACTGGGGTGAAGCTTGAAAATATGGGCCATTTTATGGTTTATTAGTTTATCCATTGGCCGCACTAACTCAAGCCATGCGTCAAGCAATCCCTGACTGATATGGTTGAGGTTCAATTATAGTTATTGTCATTGCATTAGTTATTACCAGATTTTTAATGTTTCTTGTAACATTTAAATCAAAAGTTACTCAAAGTGTTCAAGAAGGATTAAGATCTAAAAAAGCCGCTATTGAAGCTAAATATGCAGGCTTTGAGAAAAATAAAGCAATGAAGATGAAAAAAAATCAAGAAATTCAGGCTTTATATTCTAAATATAACATAAATCCAATGGATCAATTTGGTAGTTTATTACTTACCATGCCTGTATTTTTGGCAATGTGACGGGTGATCCAAGGTATCCCTGAAATTAAACAAACAGTTTGATTAGGATTGAATTTCTCTTCATTATCATGATCTAAAATTATGAGTGGAGAATTTATTTATGCTTGAATCTTAATTCTCACCATTGCAATTCAAGTTCTATCTCAAATTCTTCCTAAACTATTAGATCGTCGCAAATTTAAGCGCGCAACTACCGTTTCAGAAGCACAAGCACTCAAAAAATCTGAACGAACTCAAAAAATTATGGTAATTGTATTTGCTGTAATTACCGTACTATTCTCTGTCGGAGTACAAGTATACTGATTATTTGGTGGACTTTGACAAATTCTAGAAGTATTATTCTTACATCGCCTTAAAAAAACTAAATGATTCAAGAATAAATATTCAAAACGAATGCTCAAAGCTACAACATAA
- a CDS encoding heavy metal translocating P-type ATPase yields MQNPINKMVFRKFFNWLWTPKNNLIVQVAIFIPTFAILVTSLISMQINKSKTGSAVDIFTTNGQQWVFLLVAALASVLVFVTSVGYFKNYWRLFKGSVSMDLLIAIGVHLSYFYSLILTIITLSTKGYSGIDMYFWDVPSALLTFIGIGHYLENKLMRKSSIGIKELLQLQNRTAILVQADGGTKQVPTRSLKVGDIILLPKGQNVPVDGVVIENSSDLDMAAINGEPLPKFVEPGDHVVSGAINLTTSLKIQVQKKMQDSTLTKIIDKLENIVDSTSKIQRLADKLVKYFIPSILSIAAISFIIWTSILYSIDKTSWPNYFDNETSGIYYGIKIGVSVVVIACPCAFGIAAPAAIYAASGLASKNKILFSSADVYEKLKKAKYLIFDKTGTLTQGKPTIQKVLGDENFKIIAESLASKSHHPLSQVIANLEADNTRIVITNEQEIPGYGITGQYDQDTYELGSYKKMLDKGFLDKVKIANFESFSYVALAKNREVVLVYALGDKLKPDAKKIIQKFHDLGLEIVIASGDNNEVVSQIAQELNIEHHHGQLRPEEKLELIKEYNKKGETIFVGDGLNDILAIKQASLGIAFSSGSDLVNSSADISLMTNELHTVYQAIYLAKETLKVIKINFVWAFVFNFLAIPLAISGIILPWLAAIIMIISNILLLSNTLYFKNRTAKKLIKIIQ; encoded by the coding sequence ATGCAGAACCCTATTAATAAAATGGTTTTTAGAAAATTCTTTAATTGGCTTTGAACTCCTAAAAATAATCTAATAGTTCAAGTCGCTATTTTTATCCCAACATTCGCGATTTTAGTTACAAGTTTGATTAGTATGCAAATTAATAAGTCAAAGACAGGTTCTGCGGTTGATATCTTTACAACTAATGGTCAACAATGAGTATTCTTGCTGGTGGCAGCATTAGCTAGTGTTTTAGTATTTGTAACATCGGTTGGTTACTTTAAAAATTATTGACGATTATTTAAAGGTTCCGTAAGTATGGACTTACTGATAGCTATCGGAGTTCATTTATCATACTTCTATTCATTGATTCTTACTATTATTACACTTTCTACAAAGGGTTATTCAGGCATAGATATGTACTTTTGGGATGTACCTTCGGCTTTATTAACATTTATAGGAATAGGTCATTACTTAGAAAATAAATTAATGCGTAAATCAAGTATTGGTATAAAAGAATTATTACAATTACAAAATCGTACTGCAATTTTAGTACAAGCGGACGGTGGTACAAAACAAGTACCTACTCGTTCATTAAAAGTTGGTGATATTATTTTGCTACCAAAAGGACAAAACGTCCCGGTTGATGGTGTTGTTATAGAAAATAGTTCAGATTTAGATATGGCTGCAATAAACGGAGAACCCTTACCTAAGTTTGTTGAGCCTGGAGATCATGTTGTTTCGGGCGCAATCAATTTAACAACATCACTAAAAATTCAAGTTCAAAAAAAAATGCAGGATTCTACCTTAACAAAAATTATTGATAAATTAGAAAATATAGTTGATTCAACTTCAAAAATTCAACGTTTAGCAGATAAATTAGTTAAATATTTTATTCCAAGTATTTTATCAATTGCTGCAATTAGTTTTATTATTTGAACCTCAATTTTATACTCGATTGATAAAACTAGCTGACCAAACTATTTTGATAATGAAACAAGCGGAATATATTATGGAATTAAAATTGGCGTTTCGGTAGTTGTGATTGCGTGTCCTTGTGCGTTTGGAATTGCTGCACCAGCCGCAATTTATGCTGCAAGTGGGTTAGCTTCTAAAAACAAGATTTTATTTTCATCAGCTGATGTTTATGAAAAACTTAAAAAAGCTAAATATCTTATTTTTGATAAAACTGGTACCTTAACTCAAGGAAAACCAACAATTCAAAAAGTTTTAGGGGATGAAAATTTTAAAATTATTGCAGAAAGTTTAGCTAGCAAATCACACCACCCGCTTTCACAAGTTATTGCGAATCTAGAAGCTGATAATACAAGAATTGTGATAACAAATGAACAAGAAATTCCAGGTTATGGAATTACTGGTCAATATGATCAGGATACCTACGAGTTAGGTTCTTATAAAAAAATGCTTGATAAAGGTTTTTTAGATAAAGTTAAGATAGCAAACTTTGAATCATTTAGTTATGTTGCATTAGCAAAAAATCGGGAAGTAGTTTTAGTTTATGCATTAGGTGATAAACTTAAACCTGACGCTAAGAAAATTATTCAAAAATTTCATGATTTAGGTTTAGAGATTGTTATAGCTTCAGGTGATAATAATGAGGTTGTTAGTCAAATAGCGCAAGAATTAAATATTGAACACCACCACGGACAACTTCGGCCAGAGGAAAAATTAGAACTTATAAAAGAATACAACAAAAAAGGCGAAACCATTTTTGTTGGTGATGGTTTAAATGATATTTTGGCTATTAAGCAAGCATCGTTAGGAATCGCCTTTTCTAGTGGTTCAGACTTAGTAAATAGCTCAGCAGATATTTCATTAATGACTAATGAATTACACACTGTATATCAAGCAATTTATTTAGCTAAAGAAACACTAAAGGTTATTAAAATTAATTTTGTGTGAGCTTTTGTATTTAATTTCTTAGCAATTCCACTAGCTATTAGCGGTATCATATTACCTTGATTAGCGGCAATTATTATGATTATTTCAAACATTTTACTGTTAAGTAATACTTTATACTTTAAAAATCGTACAGCCAAAAAGCTAATTAAAATTATTCAATAA